The Rosa chinensis cultivar Old Blush chromosome 7, RchiOBHm-V2, whole genome shotgun sequence DNA segment CGGTGGGACGTTTCAGGAACCATTCATATACAGTGCAGAGTTAATGCAAATTGATGTTGGGATTTCATAGCTAGGATCAGTATTGTTGATGATTAATTAGTTTGTGATTAGCTTATTGCATGCTGTTCTATTAATTTGGTGTAAGGTTTGGAAGGTTTGGTGCGTTTAATTGCTTGCTAGCTAGTTGAAAACTTGAGATGCAGATGATAAGAAGCAAAGAAATACATGCTATGATTAATTTTATTTCAGCTAGCTATATGGGTGAAGAGTCTGTACTTTCTCATCTATAGTATCTGAAAGTTGTCATGGAGACCAATTTGATCAAGCCATTATTTTATATGAAATTGATGTGAAACAATTCTTGTAGTTAAAGTTAAAAGGTCAAAATATGACAGAAAATTAACACGATATGGAGTTTCATTAGTTATACTGAAGTTTGTGGTAGTAAAATTAATTCGAAGAGTAAGTTGGAGTAACAAATTTTGTGGTTCCACATAGAAATAGGACGCATTTGATTGAGATGCTCTAAATCTAAAGATGAACTCAATCAAATATGACATATTATAAAGATGAACCCTCACGCAAGAAGGAAATTATCATAAAGATGAAATCTGACGCCGATCATTAGATTGGAATAATGGAAAAGTGAACAAACTGATTTAATTATGTATATCCATGCATGCAATGTAAATCAAGATCGAGAGTATGCAACCAAACTGTTATTTTTCTTTGGGGAAATTCATCTACTTCTGGGATTCATTGGATCAGTTGGAACCGCTTTTGCAATTCTAAATCGAATATTGGTGGTTTGGGTTTTCGTCAGCTTGAGGACTTTAATGATGATCTATAGCTAAACAAGCTAGGACGGCGCCTGTATAAAAATCCTAATGCTCTTTGGGCTCAAGTTCTTAAGCATCGTTACTTTCCGAATTGTTCTTTCTTGGAGGCATCTAGCTAGGGTTCTTCCCCATCTAGGTTTCTGTTAACTGGACCTGGTCTAGCAAGAAGGCGAATTCGATCGGCAGCTTATTGTGTTGCTGCTTTTGCTTATAGGAAAGTGCGTCCCCCCTCTTTCCTTAATTCATATTCTGTTTTGTACGATGCTGATCTATTCCCCCCTTTGTGTAGTTTTAATTTGGAGGTGGACTTTGGTTGAGGCCAGTGCCTTTGTATCTGCTTTCTGTTCTTTTCCATAGATTGCttgtttacccaaaaaaaaaaaaaaaactgttaacGTCTTATAATTAATTCGATCACTTAAGAACTGAAGAACAATAGAAGATAATACAAATGCAAAACAACTCGATCATGTACATTTTCATCATCCTAATGGCACTTGGAATGAACAACTGTTGGCCATATATTACACTAATAATAAATATTAATATTCGTAACGATGCGTTGATGCCGAAATAAGTTGACAAAATACAAAACTTTTATCTCTTGATTAGTAAGGCTTGAGAAGGATGCTTGATTCAGAAGTTCGAGTTTAATTAAAGTTGAGGCATgtataaattgtaattagaaGTAGATTTAGTCTTCAAAGACAATATTTTGGTGCATGTGACACTAGCTCATCTATATGTGGGACACTTAACCGAATTGAACACTAAATTATTGAATGTTATGAAACTATTGTGAACCTTATTCAAAATCAAACTTAACCCCAAATGTCACCATCGACATGGACGAGATTGAGCTTTTCTACACCACCACATCCTTGTCCTCCTTACCATTCCCAGCTGACACTAATAGTGCCCCCCTGTTCAAAAACAAGTTAGGCAACAGCTCGTTGCGATCACAGATTCTTAGCGGCCATAGAAGACGACCGAGGCCTTGAGATTGTAGTAGACGAGTCCAATCTTGTTGTTAGGGTTTATCGCCAGTATCGTGACTTCCCATCGAATGGTTGTTGACTTAACTCGGTTGGCGTAGTTATGTTAAGTTAGGATACCGCAACCGAGTTGaattgaaattttggttttcGATGTTTTAACTTGTTATGCTCTACAGAGCATTCAACAATTGTGAATATAGATTCCCTGAGGACGAATTTGATAGTTAAGGCAACAATGACACTCCAGAAGATGATGAGACATCTATGTATTTAGACCAAGGAATGAATAGACTCACGCTAATGACAGGAATACATTTGCTCTAGTTCACTGTCGCAAAGTCGGAGCCCAGTATAGATCCAATTCCAAGTCATTCACAATGTTCATGAACTTTACAAACTGAATATATTAGAGTTTAAGCTCAACTCGATTATCCTATCAAGCTTAATGTTGAGGTTAAACTCGACTCATTTATTTTACGAACACGAGCTTAACAGTAATCCACAAGTCAAACTCGAATTGTATCAACCTGATTTACAAGCCTAATAATTTTAGACACGGAACCAAATTGATATATTTGTGTTCCGGATTTTAGTCTGTCAATGAGTTCAACATGGGCCAAAGAAGCCTTAAAGGCCCGGCCCAGTCCATGGTCATGCATTCTTGCAGGAGAAGGAAAACCAACAATATAAAAAAGCATTTCTGTATCCTACAAGGACTAGGTCTTGATacgaaataataataataataaagaataaatgCCGCACCGACTCACGCCTTGTATATAAAGcaaagaaaaggaaacttggtgAAGCCACAAACCACAACTTCGTCAAACCACAACTTTGTAAACAAAACCAAACGAGAAAAGGAAAGCTGGAGAGCCCGAGACTCCTCGTTAACTCAGCTAGCTTTTTGTTATCGAGATCGCACGGTATCCTTCAGTTAAGTTATAGAAATGGCGAaatcagcagcagcagcaggcaGGAAGAGGAAGAGTTCTACAAGTGTTTCGGACTTGGAAATAACAGACGCAGCAAATCTGCTCATACAACTAAGCGGAAGCTCAGATACGATTTACTACGACGCAGAAGAAGAAAGCGTTGGTAAAACAACGCCAACTGCTCATCCCGATGATCATGATCAGGTGTCCTCTAATTCTGCCTTTAAATATAGAGTgtttgaagaggaagaggaagatgaagtgGGTTTCGGTAAGCCAATCGAGAAGAAACGATTTCGCTTCATTTCGGATCTGTACGAGCGGACGAAGCCTCTTAAAAATGGTGGTGTTGTAAATAGAAGGAAAAGGATGATGGTGTagtgtttttgttgttgttgttgtaagagtagctagctagctagcttcctTGAACTGTAATGGTGACATAAGATACAAATTCCCGCTTAATTGTTTCTGTGTAAATGAAGATCGACTTGTTTAATTTCCGGTTTGGATCTCATATGGGTTTCGAAATTCGGTTTCATTTCGCCATCGTCAACGTAATTCAAGGGCACATACAGGAAGATCGATGAAAACATTTTTTCTGTTTATAACTTGTAACCTCTGGGTATTCGATTTCCCTTCAATATCAACACATCTAGGTGGTATCGCTCAAGTGTTATAACTTCTTCGTTAAGCATCCCAAGCGAGTAATTAGTGATTTTTCTTCTAGTTATGGTGGGACGTTTGACACGATCACCCtactttgaaaattttcattttacgAAATTCCAATTATCCAGAAATGATATGGAAACTGAAGAGGATATTCAGGGAACTATGTTTTTCTTGGGAAGTAATCAAACGATCAACTTCTGAGATAAAAAAATCCCAGGCCTAATTACTAGCTGAAATTTCTTGCTATCTATTGCAATTTGAGTTCGTAGGCCTATAGAGCTTGTCTAGATTTTTATCTAGAGACCCATAAGCATTTTCGAAATAATAAAAGCTGAGTTATAAAAACACTTAAAAATGATTTTGACTTTTTGAGAAGCACCagacaagtattgttttctagtAAAGAAGTGATTTTTAGGCGTCTTTGAAATGCAATCCCAAAGATGCCCTTAATTGTAGCTCATGGGTTAATGTTTGTGAGGAGTGTAGAACTGAT contains these protein-coding regions:
- the LOC121050738 gene encoding uncharacterized protein LOC121050738, with the protein product MAKSAAAAAAAAGRKRKSSTSVSDLEITDAANLLIQLSGSSDTIYYDAEEESVGKTTPTAHPDDHDQVSSNSAFKYRVFEEEEEDEVGFGKPIEKKRFRFISDLYERTKPLKNGGVVNRRKRMMV